A stretch of the Archangium violaceum genome encodes the following:
- a CDS encoding transposase — translation MHSANGALEFIDELLGRVEKEVCEVAAVRFDAGFPEEKLLAKLEERGTPYVARVRNTSVLQREAALPRFMNSGVPQGSRAPTCTNGSTRRRAGAVRGAWCW, via the coding sequence GTGCACAGCGCCAATGGAGCGCTGGAATTCATCGACGAGTTGCTGGGGCGAGTGGAGAAGGAGGTGTGTGAGGTGGCGGCGGTGCGCTTCGACGCGGGCTTTCCCGAGGAGAAGCTGCTGGCGAAGCTGGAGGAGCGAGGCACGCCCTACGTGGCGCGCGTGCGCAACACCAGCGTGTTGCAGCGGGAGGCGGCGCTGCCGCGCTTCATGAATTCGGGAGTGCCGCAGGGGAGCCGGGCACCCACCTGTACGAATGGGAGTACCAGGCGCAGGGCTGGAGCCGTGCGCGGCGCGTGGTGTTGGTAG
- a CDS encoding DUF2169 family type VI secretion system accessory protein codes for MQISENTTGMSAGLTVATDAGAREHCVVAVKGTFRMNGSGEPQLADVQRPVAYTDEHHGAPETTSLLRENDFALTKPLVDVLVQGHAVAPHGRATEAMLVRVEMPGRHKDLRVMGDRHWDKGLMGVKPTPPKLFVRMPLRYELAFGGVDTSHPEPKHHGAELRNPVGRGFRQNPRAADAVGTPLPNLEHPRHFLDRWDGKTVPVGFGPVGRGWQPRLAHAGTYDERWLAEDYPFLPRDFSPRYFQCAPEDQQLPALRGGDVFRCLGLTESGPWTVTLPRLQVPVAFRFRESDVSAEARIDTVLLDADAREVVVTWRATVPLGKKLSHLREVQVGVPRPSAKEGPVRYLRGKPYFRGLGALVSWRQRPRRTGGAS; via the coding sequence CGTCGTCGCCGTCAAGGGCACCTTCCGCATGAACGGCTCCGGCGAACCCCAACTGGCGGACGTGCAACGTCCGGTGGCCTACACGGACGAGCACCATGGGGCCCCCGAAACGACGAGCCTCCTCCGGGAGAATGACTTCGCATTGACGAAGCCCCTGGTGGACGTCCTCGTGCAGGGCCACGCCGTCGCACCCCACGGGCGCGCGACGGAGGCGATGTTGGTGCGCGTGGAGATGCCGGGCCGGCACAAGGACCTCCGCGTTATGGGAGACCGCCATTGGGACAAGGGGCTGATGGGCGTGAAGCCCACGCCTCCCAAGCTCTTTGTCCGCATGCCCCTGCGCTACGAGCTCGCCTTCGGCGGAGTGGATACCTCCCACCCGGAGCCGAAGCACCACGGTGCGGAGCTGCGCAACCCGGTGGGCCGGGGCTTCCGGCAGAACCCTCGCGCCGCGGATGCGGTGGGGACGCCACTGCCCAACCTGGAGCACCCCCGGCACTTCCTGGACAGGTGGGATGGAAAGACAGTGCCGGTGGGCTTCGGCCCGGTGGGCCGTGGCTGGCAGCCTCGCCTCGCCCACGCCGGCACCTACGACGAGCGCTGGCTGGCGGAAGACTACCCCTTCCTTCCCCGGGACTTCAGCCCGCGCTACTTCCAGTGCGCGCCCGAGGACCAGCAACTGCCGGCCCTGCGCGGCGGCGACGTGTTCCGCTGCCTGGGCCTCACCGAGTCCGGCCCCTGGACGGTGACGCTGCCGCGCCTCCAGGTGCCTGTGGCCTTCCGCTTCCGCGAGTCCGACGTCAGCGCCGAGGCAAGAATAGACACGGTGCTGCTCGACGCGGACGCGCGCGAGGTGGTGGTGACGTGGCGGGCCACCGTGCCGCTGGGCAAGAAGCTCTCTCACCTACGCGAGGTGCAGGTGGGCGTGCCACGCCCGAGCGCAAAGGAAGGGCCGGTGCGGTACCTGCGCGGCAAGCCCTACTTCCGAGGGCTGGGCGCGCTGGTCTCCTGGAGGCAGCGCCCGCGGCGGACGGGAGGGGCGTCATGA
- a CDS encoding PAAR-like domain-containing protein, whose protein sequence is MKVYANGNEVACADGDGKVVAAFPDVCMSPPPPPAGPVPVPYPNTSFSRDMKQGSKRVTINGKPVMLRDQSYYATSPLGNEAATRNFGAGIISHQITGKTHFISWSMDVHVEGKNVPRHIDLTTSNHGSNANNAVPTPNLAQSATSSPGQVTFNACPCCNGPLHENQKDPVTGQPFETIPEMEFYGRIAQYRMNRRAEMQGILQQAAEGKLPMPRWANMPDPKSGLPIKDNIIRMGDECERDFKKLQGNRSPPWPG, encoded by the coding sequence ATGAAGGTCTATGCCAATGGCAACGAGGTGGCCTGCGCCGACGGGGACGGGAAGGTGGTGGCGGCCTTCCCGGACGTGTGCATGAGTCCTCCCCCACCACCCGCGGGGCCGGTACCGGTGCCCTACCCGAACACCTCCTTCTCCCGGGACATGAAGCAGGGCAGCAAGCGCGTCACCATCAACGGCAAGCCCGTCATGTTGAGGGACCAGTCGTATTACGCGACGTCTCCTCTGGGGAACGAGGCCGCTACCCGCAACTTCGGAGCGGGCATCATCTCCCATCAGATTACGGGGAAGACGCACTTCATCTCCTGGTCGATGGATGTCCATGTCGAGGGCAAGAATGTCCCGAGGCATATTGACCTTACGACTTCCAACCACGGCAGCAACGCGAACAACGCCGTCCCCACCCCCAACCTCGCGCAGAGCGCCACGAGCAGTCCGGGCCAGGTCACCTTCAACGCCTGCCCGTGTTGCAATGGGCCCCTGCACGAGAATCAGAAGGATCCGGTGACGGGGCAACCCTTCGAGACCATTCCGGAGATGGAGTTCTACGGGCGTATCGCGCAATACCGGATGAATCGACGTGCGGAGATGCAAGGCATCCTCCAGCAGGCTGCGGAGGGCAAGCTTCCGATGCCTCGCTGGGCGAACATGCCCGACCCGAAGTCCGGCCTGCCCATCAAGGACAACATCATCCGCATGGGAGACGAGTGCGAGCGCGACTTCAAGAAGCTCCAGGGTAACCGTTCACCGCCTTGGCCTGGTTGA